Proteins encoded by one window of Candidatus Krumholzibacteriia bacterium:
- a CDS encoding UbiX family flavin prenyltransferase, protein MAPNAEDRRPLALGITGASGAPYWVRFVEVAVRAGVELHVAASGNVDTVCRAELGDDFETCLERAIERSGVGDDGAKRVRVFDKRDYHSPMASGSARYAGMVILPCSMGTMARIAHGTSDDLISRAADVALKERRKLVLVPRETPLSLVHLETMSKVTRAGAVVLPAMPGFYHRPESIDDLVDFVVQRIADQLDLDVELTRRWGQRGR, encoded by the coding sequence ATGGCCCCGAACGCAGAAGATCGTCGCCCGCTGGCACTGGGAATCACCGGCGCCAGCGGCGCACCCTACTGGGTGCGCTTCGTCGAGGTCGCCGTCCGCGCGGGCGTGGAGCTGCACGTGGCGGCCAGCGGCAACGTCGACACCGTCTGTCGCGCCGAGCTCGGGGACGACTTCGAGACCTGTCTGGAGCGGGCGATCGAGCGCTCCGGCGTGGGAGACGATGGCGCGAAGCGCGTCCGGGTCTTCGACAAGCGCGACTACCACAGTCCCATGGCCAGCGGCAGCGCCCGCTACGCCGGCATGGTGATCCTGCCCTGCAGCATGGGGACCATGGCCCGCATCGCCCACGGGACCAGCGACGACCTGATCAGCCGTGCGGCCGACGTCGCCCTGAAGGAGCGTCGGAAGCTCGTGCTGGTGCCCCGCGAGACCCCGCTCAGCCTGGTCCACCTCGAGACCATGTCGAAGGTCACCCGCGCCGGTGCCGTGGTGCTTCCCGCCATGCCCGGCTTCTACCACCGGCCGGAATCGATCGACGACCTGGTCGACTTCGTCGTCCAGCGGATCGCCGACCAGCTCGATCTGGACGTCGAGCTCACGCGACGTTGGGGCCAGCGGGGCCGCTGA
- the hemL gene encoding glutamate-1-semialdehyde 2,1-aminomutase encodes MDQTKSQSLLERARKVIPGGVNSPVRAFGGAHVVSPFIVRGEGAWFEDEDGNRYVDYIGSWGPLVLGHAHPAVVDAVKAAAERGTSFGTPTASEIELAELLCERVPSLDMVRLVSSGTEATMSAVRVARGATGRDKFVKFVGCYHGHGDAFLIEAGSGLATHGTPSSPGVPAATAQDTLTVPYNDLEGVTKLFEQNRDQVAAVIVEPVAGNMGLVKPKEGFLEGLRSLCDEHGAVLIFDEVMTGFRVGPQGAQGRYGVTPDMTTLGKVIGGGLPVGAYGGRRELMEQVSPAGPIYQAGTLSGNPLAVAGGLAALTELFRDPSIFDRVEETTKMLGEGLESAASDAGIPLRVQSAGSMGCAYFTDRPVEDFAGAAACDAERFYRFHAAMLERGVYLAPSPFEAFFVGAAHGPDEVAHTLNAAAESFALL; translated from the coding sequence ATGGATCAGACGAAGAGCCAGTCCCTGCTCGAACGCGCGCGCAAGGTCATCCCCGGTGGTGTGAACTCGCCGGTCCGTGCCTTCGGCGGCGCGCACGTGGTGTCCCCGTTCATCGTCCGCGGTGAAGGGGCCTGGTTCGAGGACGAGGACGGGAACCGCTACGTGGACTACATCGGGAGCTGGGGTCCCCTGGTCCTGGGTCATGCCCATCCGGCCGTGGTCGACGCGGTGAAGGCCGCCGCCGAGCGCGGCACCAGCTTCGGCACCCCGACCGCGTCGGAGATCGAACTCGCCGAGCTGCTGTGCGAACGCGTGCCGAGTCTCGACATGGTCCGCCTGGTGAGCAGCGGAACCGAGGCCACGATGAGCGCGGTCCGCGTGGCCCGCGGCGCCACCGGGCGCGACAAGTTCGTCAAGTTCGTCGGCTGTTATCACGGCCACGGCGACGCCTTCCTCATCGAGGCCGGCAGCGGCCTGGCGACCCATGGCACGCCCAGCAGTCCGGGCGTCCCCGCGGCCACGGCGCAGGACACGTTGACCGTTCCGTACAACGACCTCGAGGGCGTGACGAAGCTCTTCGAGCAGAACCGCGACCAGGTCGCCGCCGTGATCGTCGAGCCGGTGGCGGGGAACATGGGCCTGGTGAAGCCGAAGGAAGGATTCCTCGAGGGTCTGCGGAGTCTGTGCGACGAGCACGGTGCGGTACTGATCTTCGACGAGGTCATGACCGGCTTCCGGGTCGGGCCCCAGGGGGCGCAGGGGCGCTACGGGGTGACACCCGACATGACCACGCTGGGCAAGGTGATCGGGGGCGGTCTGCCCGTGGGTGCCTACGGGGGCCGCCGCGAACTCATGGAGCAGGTCAGTCCTGCCGGTCCGATCTATCAGGCCGGGACCCTGAGCGGCAATCCGCTCGCCGTGGCCGGCGGTCTCGCCGCGCTCACCGAGCTCTTCCGCGATCCGTCGATCTTCGACCGGGTCGAGGAGACCACGAAGATGCTCGGCGAGGGACTCGAGAGTGCCGCGTCGGACGCAGGCATCCCGCTCCGGGTGCAGAGCGCGGGAAGCATGGGGTGTGCGTACTTCACCGACCGTCCGGTCGAGGACTTCGCCGGCGCCGCGGCGTGCGATGCCGAGCGCTTCTATCGTTTCCATGCGGCCATGCTGGAGCGGGGCGTCTACCTCGCACCGTCTCCCTTCGAGGCCTTCTTCGTGGGAGCGGCCCACGGTCCCGACGAAGTGGCCCACACGCTGAACGCCGCGGCCGAGAGTTTCGCCCTGCTGTAG
- a CDS encoding ATP-binding protein, whose translation MIDLTALDSARSLFDALDTGVIVLDGDLRPVWTNRAYRESMASRLEVCEKHCFTGLNPGDTRCEDCIPPQVQRTGRTIETVRTIRDESGRIHSFRVVLTPIRDGSGSVAAILIPLPDPSRTGGHAWRERFLVSAIRNGNDAVFAVDRQNTVRFWNRGAESIFGWSIEEAVGRSIHQLFDEVDDDTLQVFTPSDPHATIAKREIELVARTGAAVWVELSRTPLLDGSGRPNGFSFVLRDVTERRRAAEKMAFTERMSAVGNMAAALAHEIGTPLGVISNSAEFLLLDLDHDDPRREDLEVMLHEAERIGGLVRDLLEFARPEKPEMEELRFEHVLERIERLVRHTARKQKTELAFTVAEDLPTVHGDANQLEQVVLNLTMNALQALKEGGRVELQLGPHEDGVLLRVLDDGPGIPPEGLERIFHPFYTTKPNGTGLGLAVCKRIVEDHRGHLTAGRAETGGAAFLVWLPAHVSPS comes from the coding sequence ATGATCGACCTCACGGCTCTCGATTCCGCACGCTCGCTCTTCGACGCGCTCGACACCGGCGTGATCGTGCTCGACGGGGATCTGCGCCCCGTCTGGACCAATCGCGCCTACCGCGAATCGATGGCTTCGCGTCTCGAGGTGTGTGAGAAGCACTGCTTCACCGGCCTCAACCCGGGCGACACACGGTGCGAGGACTGCATTCCCCCGCAGGTCCAACGCACGGGCCGCACGATCGAGACCGTGCGCACCATTCGGGACGAGTCCGGTCGTATCCATTCGTTCCGTGTCGTCCTCACGCCCATTCGTGACGGCAGCGGAAGCGTCGCGGCGATCCTGATTCCGCTTCCCGACCCGAGCCGGACAGGTGGGCACGCCTGGCGCGAACGTTTCCTGGTGAGCGCGATCCGCAACGGCAACGACGCCGTGTTCGCCGTCGATCGACAGAACACCGTCCGCTTCTGGAACCGGGGCGCAGAGTCGATCTTCGGCTGGTCGATCGAGGAGGCCGTCGGACGTTCCATTCATCAACTCTTCGACGAGGTCGACGACGACACGCTGCAGGTCTTCACGCCCAGCGATCCGCACGCGACGATCGCCAAACGCGAGATCGAGTTGGTCGCCCGAACCGGCGCCGCGGTGTGGGTGGAACTGAGCCGCACTCCGCTCCTGGACGGCAGCGGCCGGCCGAACGGTTTCAGCTTCGTGCTGCGCGACGTCACCGAACGCCGACGCGCGGCCGAGAAGATGGCCTTCACCGAGCGCATGAGCGCCGTCGGCAACATGGCCGCTGCGCTGGCCCACGAGATCGGCACGCCGCTCGGCGTGATCAGCAACAGCGCCGAGTTCCTGCTGCTCGATCTCGACCACGACGATCCGCGCCGTGAGGACCTCGAGGTCATGCTTCACGAGGCCGAACGCATCGGCGGCCTGGTGCGCGACCTGCTCGAGTTCGCGCGCCCGGAGAAGCCGGAGATGGAGGAACTCCGCTTCGAGCACGTGCTCGAGCGGATCGAACGCCTCGTCCGCCACACTGCCCGCAAGCAGAAGACCGAGCTCGCGTTCACGGTGGCGGAGGACCTGCCGACGGTCCACGGCGACGCGAACCAGCTCGAGCAGGTCGTCCTGAATCTCACGATGAATGCTCTTCAGGCGCTCAAAGAGGGTGGTCGCGTCGAGCTGCAGCTCGGTCCGCACGAAGATGGTGTCCTGTTGCGGGTCCTCGACGACGGGCCCGGAATCCCGCCCGAGGGGTTGGAACGCATCTTCCACCCCTTCTACACCACCAAGCCCAACGGAACGGGGCTCGGGCTCGCCGTCTGCAAGCGCATCGTGGAGGATCACCGGGGCCACCTCACGGCCGGACGAGCGGAAACGGGGGGAGCGGCCTTCCTCGTCTGGCTGCCGGCTCACGTCTCGCCTTCGTGA
- a CDS encoding Sua5/YciO/YrdC/YwlC family protein yields MDDRVASTVAAVNSAQAPWAGSARNGVCPACRAEMGDPRSRRYRYAFIACPECGPGYTVTHRLPFARVNTTFAPFEPCEDCWEEFEDPGSRHFGSTTICCPDCGPSYWIEPAPPIDDAIDEIDSAVRALRSGAILGLKDTCCFRFVARARDVQAVERLRRRMEEPDTTFGLMVADVAAAREIADVSESAVTLLEDPSAPLVLLPRREFGGWLDAATARGGEVAVMLPRAAVHFLLMDSLGEPLVVARAARRDDVAVLENDDAREDLMDVADALVLHDLDLHAGCEDSVLRVEDDRPVVLRRASGLAPRPLLLPWEVPPMLAIGGTHEVAIGVAEGNTLRLSQPVGDLGTSRAAAAFRRTVDRMLALWGCEPRCVVADPIREQPARALAAELGARTVLVDHHHAHVGSILAEHCIESPVLGVSLDSSGQLVDPELGAGRILRIEAGHGDLLETIPGFRVPGADAAPRDPWRVAVGLIHDACGPALAELWAHRLATDAQTADSALSMLTHDVGCVTVHSFGKLYDAAAAVLGVARRTSSAGVAARRLELVAGVADAESTDVETARLEPASFLAAWIERLLARAEDDGDLVEDARWVQRSLSAWVARRAFDMAECQGLDVVAAGGGCFSNPWLRRGFHVRARETGRRLALNESIPAGDSGLAVGQLWIAARRAAC; encoded by the coding sequence ATGGATGACAGGGTCGCCTCGACGGTCGCGGCCGTCAACTCGGCGCAGGCGCCCTGGGCGGGCTCGGCGCGCAACGGCGTGTGCCCGGCGTGCCGCGCCGAGATGGGCGATCCTCGGTCGCGCCGTTATCGCTACGCGTTCATCGCGTGTCCGGAGTGCGGGCCGGGCTACACGGTCACCCATCGCCTGCCCTTCGCCCGGGTGAACACCACCTTCGCACCCTTCGAACCCTGCGAGGACTGCTGGGAGGAATTCGAGGATCCCGGCAGCCGCCACTTCGGCTCGACCACCATCTGCTGCCCGGACTGCGGTCCGAGCTATTGGATCGAGCCCGCGCCTCCGATCGACGACGCGATCGACGAGATCGACAGTGCCGTCCGTGCGCTACGGTCGGGAGCGATCCTGGGCCTGAAGGACACCTGCTGCTTCCGCTTCGTCGCCCGGGCGCGCGACGTGCAGGCGGTCGAGCGTCTGCGGAGACGCATGGAGGAACCCGACACGACCTTCGGGCTGATGGTCGCCGACGTTGCCGCGGCCCGGGAGATCGCCGACGTCAGCGAGTCCGCGGTCACACTCCTGGAGGATCCGTCGGCGCCCCTGGTCCTGCTGCCTCGGCGGGAGTTCGGCGGCTGGCTCGACGCCGCGACCGCCCGCGGCGGCGAGGTGGCCGTCATGCTGCCGCGGGCCGCTGTCCACTTCCTGCTGATGGATTCCCTGGGCGAACCCCTGGTCGTGGCCCGGGCGGCGCGTCGCGACGACGTGGCGGTCCTGGAGAACGACGACGCGCGCGAAGACCTCATGGACGTCGCCGACGCGCTCGTGCTGCACGATCTCGACCTGCACGCCGGCTGCGAGGACTCCGTGCTCCGCGTCGAGGACGACCGGCCGGTGGTCCTGCGCCGTGCGAGCGGCCTGGCGCCGCGTCCGCTGCTGCTGCCGTGGGAGGTTCCTCCCATGCTCGCGATCGGCGGGACGCACGAGGTCGCGATCGGCGTTGCCGAGGGGAACACACTGCGGTTGAGCCAGCCCGTCGGCGACCTCGGCACTTCGCGGGCTGCGGCCGCCTTCCGGCGCACCGTCGACCGGATGCTCGCCCTCTGGGGGTGCGAGCCCAGGTGCGTGGTGGCGGACCCGATCCGGGAGCAGCCGGCGCGGGCCCTGGCCGCCGAGCTGGGAGCCCGGACCGTGCTGGTCGATCATCACCACGCCCACGTGGGGTCGATCCTGGCCGAGCACTGCATCGAGTCTCCGGTCCTCGGGGTGTCGCTCGACTCCTCCGGCCAACTGGTCGATCCGGAGCTCGGTGCCGGCCGCATCCTCCGGATCGAGGCCGGCCATGGTGATCTCCTGGAGACGATCCCCGGCTTCCGGGTGCCCGGCGCCGACGCAGCGCCGCGCGATCCGTGGCGGGTGGCGGTCGGCCTGATCCACGATGCCTGTGGTCCGGCACTCGCCGAGTTGTGGGCGCACCGGTTGGCCACCGATGCCCAGACCGCGGACAGTGCGCTGTCCATGCTCACCCATGACGTCGGCTGCGTGACCGTCCACAGCTTCGGGAAACTCTACGACGCGGCTGCCGCCGTGCTGGGCGTGGCGCGCCGCACGTCGTCGGCCGGTGTCGCGGCCCGGCGCCTCGAACTGGTGGCCGGCGTTGCCGACGCCGAGTCGACCGACGTCGAGACCGCCCGTCTGGAGCCGGCCAGTTTCCTCGCCGCCTGGATCGAACGCCTCCTCGCCCGGGCCGAGGACGACGGCGATCTCGTGGAGGACGCGCGCTGGGTGCAGCGTTCCCTGTCGGCCTGGGTGGCCCGGCGCGCCTTCGACATGGCCGAGTGCCAGGGTCTCGACGTGGTCGCCGCCGGCGGTGGCTGCTTCTCGAACCCCTGGCTGCGCCGGGGATTCCACGTGCGCGCCCGGGAGACGGGCCGGCGTCTGGCCCTGAACGAGAGCATCCCGGCCGGGGATTCCGGACTCGCCGTGGGCCAGCTCTGGATCGCCGCGCGCCGGGCTGCGTGCTGA